The Methanothrix soehngenii GP6 genome has a window encoding:
- a CDS encoding metallophosphoesterase, producing MLIGIMSDAHDRFQGVKDALRVFSSRGVFMILFAGDMIGSGNCYTFEGLNIPIKLVYGNNDGDRVGLAKEFARVGGEYLGDFGEVEVDGLKIALMHGTEEPLVRAVLASQLYDVLVRGHNHIFEVSSHGRTLLVNPGEIWGHLTGYSTVAIFDTTSREVERVELGRFKTYREIIKG from the coding sequence ATGTTGATTGGTATTATGTCCGATGCCCATGACCGATTTCAGGGCGTCAAGGATGCCCTGAGGGTCTTCTCCTCCAGAGGTGTCTTTATGATCCTCTTCGCCGGAGATATGATCGGCTCAGGCAACTGCTATACCTTCGAGGGCCTGAATATCCCCATAAAGCTGGTGTATGGCAACAACGATGGGGACCGGGTGGGCCTGGCCAAGGAGTTTGCCCGGGTGGGCGGTGAGTATCTGGGAGACTTCGGAGAGGTTGAAGTGGATGGCTTGAAGATCGCCCTTATGCATGGCACAGAAGAGCCTCTGGTGAGGGCAGTCCTGGCATCCCAGCTCTATGACGTCCTCGTCCGTGGGCATAACCACATCTTTGAGGTATCCAGCCATGGCAGGACCCTGCTGGTCAATCCGGGAGAGATCTGGGGCCACCTCACTGGCTACTCTACCGTCGCCATCTTCGACACCACCAGCAGGGAGGTGGAGCGGGTGGAGCTCGGCCGGTTTAAGACCTACAGGGAGATCATCAAGGGATGA
- the pstB gene encoding phosphate ABC transporter ATP-binding protein PstB — protein sequence MTSKIVSENLNLWYGEKQALKDISLKIPEKQITALIGPSGCGKSTFIRCLNRMNDLVTSVRIEGKVFYDDMDIYGKDTDVVELRKRIGMVFQKPNPFPMSIYDNIAYGPRIHGQKNVSKIVERSLKESALWEEVSERLDQPALGLSGGQQQRLCIARTLAMRPDVILFDEPCSALDPISTGKIESLMESLKEEYTQIIVTHNMQQAARISDITAFFLLGELIEVGETKHVFEMPEMKSTEDYITGRFG from the coding sequence TTGACCTCTAAGATAGTCTCGGAAAACCTGAACCTCTGGTATGGGGAGAAGCAGGCTCTCAAGGACATCTCCCTGAAGATACCGGAAAAGCAGATAACTGCTCTCATCGGCCCATCAGGCTGCGGAAAGTCGACATTTATTCGCTGCCTGAACCGGATGAACGATCTCGTGACTAGCGTTCGAATCGAAGGCAAGGTCTTTTATGATGATATGGACATCTATGGAAAAGATACAGACGTGGTAGAGCTGCGCAAGAGAATAGGTATGGTATTCCAAAAGCCTAATCCATTTCCCATGTCCATTTATGACAACATCGCCTACGGCCCACGGATTCATGGACAAAAAAATGTTAGCAAGATAGTGGAGCGCAGCCTGAAGGAGTCCGCCCTCTGGGAGGAGGTCAGCGAGAGGCTGGACCAGCCTGCTCTGGGCCTATCAGGTGGCCAACAGCAGAGGTTATGCATCGCCAGGACCCTGGCCATGCGGCCTGATGTTATCTTGTTCGATGAACCCTGCAGTGCATTAGATCCGATCTCAACCGGCAAGATCGAGAGCCTCATGGAGAGCCTCAAGGAAGAGTACACCCAGATAATAGTCACTCACAACATGCAGCAAGCTGCCAGGATCTCTGACATCACTGCTTTCTTCCTTCTCGGCGAGCTGATCGAGGTAGGAGAGACAAAGCATGTCTTTGAAATGCCCGAGATGAAGAGCACCGAGGATTATATCACCGGACGGTTTGGATGA
- the dnaK gene encoding molecular chaperone DnaK: MSKIIGIDLGTSNSAAAVLIGGRPTIIPSAEGTSIGGKAFPSYVAFTKDGQVLVGEPAKRQAVTNPDGTVQGIKRKMGTDYKVRVFDKEYTPEDISAQVLRKIKTDAETYLADSVDKAVITVPAYFNDNQRQATKDAGTIAGLEVVRIINEPTAAALAFGLDKVGEHKIMVFDLGGGTLDVTIMEIGEGVFEVLSTSGDTQLGGRDMDDRLTNYVLDRFKQESGVDLRGDSMAMQRLREAVEVAKIELSSVLQTNLNLPYITADASGPKHLSMTIARSKLEELVADVLERCRGPMIQALKDSKLEKSDIGKIILVGGPTRMPMVQEFVKNFLGKDIERGVDPMECVAMGAAIQAGVLGGEVKDLLLLDVTPLSLGIETLGSVTTKLIERNTTIPTRKSQIFTTAADNQTSVEVNVLQGERPMAQDNVSLGRFTLVGIPPAPRGIPQIEVTFDIDANGIIHVSAKDLATKKEQRITITAPHKLSQEDIDAKIKDAERFAADDLKRKEEIEVKNAAESLIYASEKMLKEAGDIATSEQKEKIEKAISDLKNAQTGGEISEIKAKTESLQNAIYELSAAMYQKAAQDQQAQQGQAGQGSGPEAGQDSTGQDQTVDADYEVVNDKK; encoded by the coding sequence TTGTCAAAAATTATTGGTATTGATCTTGGAACCAGCAACTCGGCAGCAGCAGTTCTGATCGGCGGCCGGCCCACAATAATTCCCAGCGCAGAAGGGACAAGCATCGGTGGCAAGGCTTTTCCATCCTATGTCGCCTTCACCAAAGATGGTCAGGTTCTGGTCGGCGAGCCGGCAAAGAGGCAGGCTGTAACCAATCCAGATGGAACCGTCCAGGGAATAAAAAGGAAGATGGGCACGGACTACAAGGTCAGGGTTTTCGACAAGGAGTACACCCCTGAGGATATCTCCGCCCAGGTCTTGCGAAAGATCAAGACCGACGCCGAGACCTATTTGGCTGACAGCGTGGATAAAGCGGTGATCACCGTTCCCGCCTACTTCAATGACAACCAGAGGCAGGCGACGAAGGATGCTGGAACCATCGCTGGCCTGGAGGTCGTTCGCATAATAAATGAGCCTACTGCAGCCGCCCTCGCCTTCGGCCTGGATAAGGTGGGCGAGCATAAGATCATGGTCTTCGATCTGGGCGGAGGCACGCTGGATGTCACCATAATGGAGATCGGCGAAGGAGTTTTCGAGGTCCTGTCCACATCGGGCGACACCCAGTTGGGTGGTCGGGATATGGATGACCGGCTGACCAACTATGTGCTGGACAGGTTCAAGCAGGAATCTGGAGTCGATCTGCGTGGCGACTCCATGGCCATGCAGCGTCTGAGGGAAGCAGTGGAGGTAGCGAAGATAGAGCTATCCAGCGTCCTGCAGACCAACCTCAATCTGCCCTATATCACCGCCGATGCCAGCGGCCCCAAGCATCTGAGCATGACCATAGCCCGCTCCAAACTGGAGGAGCTGGTAGCAGATGTGCTGGAGCGCTGCCGTGGTCCCATGATCCAGGCTCTTAAAGACTCCAAGCTGGAGAAGTCCGATATCGGCAAGATCATCCTGGTGGGCGGACCGACCAGGATGCCAATGGTCCAGGAGTTCGTTAAGAACTTCCTTGGAAAGGATATCGAACGAGGAGTGGATCCCATGGAATGCGTGGCTATGGGGGCAGCGATTCAGGCGGGCGTCCTGGGTGGAGAGGTCAAGGATCTACTGCTATTAGATGTAACGCCTCTCTCTTTGGGTATAGAGACCCTGGGAAGCGTCACAACCAAGCTGATCGAGAGGAACACTACCATTCCCACCAGAAAGAGCCAGATATTCACCACCGCTGCCGATAACCAGACCAGCGTTGAGGTCAATGTCCTTCAGGGAGAGAGGCCCATGGCCCAGGATAATGTCTCATTGGGAAGGTTCACCCTGGTCGGCATCCCTCCTGCGCCAAGAGGCATACCTCAGATCGAGGTCACATTCGATATCGATGCCAATGGCATCATTCATGTCTCAGCCAAGGATCTTGCCACCAAGAAAGAGCAGAGGATCACCATCACCGCTCCCCATAAGCTGAGCCAGGAGGATATCGACGCCAAGATCAAGGATGCTGAGAGGTTTGCCGCCGACGACCTGAAGAGAAAAGAGGAGATTGAGGTCAAGAATGCTGCTGAATCTCTGATCTATGCCTCGGAGAAGATGCTCAAAGAGGCAGGCGACATAGCCACAAGCGAGCAGAAGGAGAAGATCGAGAAGGCCATCAGCGACCTGAAGAACGCCCAGACCGGCGGAGAGATCTCCGAGATCAAGGCCAAGACGGAGAGCTTGCAGAACGCAATCTACGAGCTGTCTGCCGCCATGTACCAGAAGGCGGCGCAGGATCAGCAGGCCCAGCAGGGACAGGCAGGCCAGGGCTCAGGCCCGGAGGCGGGTCAGGATTCCACAGGGCAGGATCAGACGGTGGACGCAGATTACGAGGTAGTAAACGATAAGAAGTAA
- the phoU gene encoding phosphate signaling complex protein PhoU, translating into MIPYRQRYRKDLSDLKSLTKDLADHVGEAIEKSVIALSDSNVDLAREIIKNDQEVDDLSIKIENLCMELLVLQQPMARDLRRIIGILKIGIDLERIGDLAVDIARVAAQSHNEITKLEFIPRMAEISRKMLRESMEALMNDDADTARQITKWDYEIDGLYVKARDKLLKIIIDRPEVIKEGTSLLMVNRHLERTGDHICNICETIVYIVEAKREHLN; encoded by the coding sequence ATGATCCCTTATAGACAGCGGTATCGCAAAGATCTTTCAGATCTAAAAAGCTTGACAAAGGATCTCGCCGATCATGTGGGCGAGGCCATAGAAAAATCCGTTATCGCCCTGTCCGATTCAAATGTTGACCTGGCACGAGAGATCATAAAGAATGATCAGGAAGTGGACGACCTGAGCATCAAGATCGAGAACCTATGCATGGAGCTCCTGGTGCTTCAGCAGCCCATGGCCAGGGATCTGAGGAGGATCATAGGAATCCTGAAGATAGGCATAGATTTGGAGAGAATAGGAGATCTGGCTGTGGACATAGCTCGAGTTGCCGCCCAGTCCCATAACGAGATAACCAAGCTGGAGTTCATACCGCGCATGGCGGAGATCAGCAGAAAGATGCTCAGGGAATCGATGGAGGCCCTGATGAACGACGACGCCGATACGGCCCGGCAGATCACCAAGTGGGATTATGAGATCGATGGGCTGTATGTCAAGGCAAGGGATAAGCTTCTGAAAATCATAATCGATCGGCCTGAAGTGATAAAGGAAGGGACCTCGCTGCTCATGGTGAACAGGCATCTGGAGAGGACGGGAGACCACATCTGCAACATCTGTGAGACAATCGTCTACATAGTGGAAGCAAAAAGGGAACACCTGAATTAG
- a CDS encoding methylated-DNA--[protein]-cysteine S-methyltransferase, whose protein sequence is MTKGAFVTALDLYIIVECSGQKVKRIYLSQGSPDEPSHLAERIAAHLEKGAPCPSPDLDISRSTDFQKRVYSVVRGIGRGKTLTYGEVAFLAQCPKGARAVGSAMATNPFAILVPCHRVVARKGLGGFAWGLEVKERMLALERNDAAEMTK, encoded by the coding sequence ATGACTAAAGGCGCTTTTGTCACTGCCCTTGACCTCTACATCATTGTGGAATGCTCGGGGCAGAAGGTCAAACGAATCTATCTCTCCCAAGGGAGCCCGGACGAGCCCTCTCACCTTGCGGAGAGAATTGCCGCTCATTTGGAGAAGGGTGCGCCCTGTCCCTCTCCGGATCTGGATATTTCCAGAAGCACTGATTTTCAAAAGAGGGTATACTCAGTGGTGCGGGGGATAGGGCGGGGAAAGACTCTGACCTATGGGGAGGTTGCCTTTCTTGCCCAATGCCCGAAAGGCGCAAGAGCTGTGGGAAGTGCCATGGCCACAAATCCATTCGCCATACTCGTTCCCTGCCATCGTGTCGTTGCCCGGAAAGGCTTGGGGGGCTTTGCCTGGGGTCTGGAGGTCAAAGAGAGGATGCTGGCCCTGGAGAGGAATGATGCAGCGGAAATGACGAAATGA
- a CDS encoding PhoU domain-containing protein, giving the protein MDTRKVQRTGKSTFIVSLPKIWATKNGIAAGSIVYINQGDNGALTLSTDRSERDLRVKLDIGEKTGDDLIRDIIGCYVGGYRIIEVTSPHMSSAQKKDLHQIVNKLIGPEILEETINKVVIQDLLSSEELQSEKALRRIRTVVKSMIHDSFTSLLNNNQDELAMDVIQRDDDVDRLNLLISRQFTEILRTGSVKQETQNPIHAFNYMQAASNLERIADHAHRIAQIAREYNCTLADDLKEELMDMEVQLCGFIDDAISYLLQTNSDKANEMIDLIREIQKSAARITVTSDSLGKSEMLERLVLAASLERMFDYIMNIGELTINLSHSTKQAEKG; this is encoded by the coding sequence ATGGACACCAGAAAGGTGCAGAGGACCGGCAAGTCCACATTCATCGTATCCCTCCCCAAAATCTGGGCCACGAAGAACGGGATTGCCGCTGGCTCAATAGTCTACATCAATCAGGGGGATAACGGGGCTTTAACCCTATCCACCGATCGCTCGGAGAGGGATCTGCGAGTGAAGCTGGATATAGGGGAGAAGACGGGAGATGATCTGATCAGGGACATCATCGGATGCTATGTTGGCGGCTACAGGATCATTGAGGTCACAAGCCCTCATATGTCATCTGCCCAGAAGAAGGATCTGCATCAGATCGTAAACAAGCTCATCGGGCCTGAGATTTTAGAGGAGACCATCAATAAGGTGGTAATTCAGGACCTTTTGAGCTCAGAGGAGCTTCAGTCCGAGAAGGCCTTAAGGAGGATCCGGACGGTGGTCAAATCCATGATTCATGATTCTTTTACCAGCCTCTTGAACAACAACCAGGATGAACTGGCAATGGACGTGATTCAGAGGGATGATGATGTGGACCGGCTCAACCTCCTCATCTCCCGCCAGTTCACCGAGATACTCCGGACCGGTTCGGTTAAGCAGGAGACACAAAACCCCATCCATGCGTTCAACTACATGCAGGCGGCTTCAAACCTGGAACGCATTGCCGATCACGCCCATAGGATTGCCCAGATCGCCAGAGAGTATAATTGCACTCTGGCTGATGACCTGAAAGAGGAGCTGATGGATATGGAGGTTCAGCTGTGCGGATTTATCGACGACGCCATATCTTATCTACTGCAGACCAACTCAGACAAGGCCAATGAGATGATAGATCTGATCCGAGAGATCCAAAAGAGCGCCGCGAGGATAACAGTAACCTCGGACAGCCTGGGAAAGTCGGAGATGCTGGAGCGTCTTGTCCTGGCTGCCAGCCTGGAGAGGATGTTCGACTATATCATGAACATCGGTGAGCTGACCATCAACCTCAGTCACTCTACGAAGCAGGCGGAGAAGGGTTGA
- a CDS encoding trypsin-like serine protease translates to MTPGSAVVFCPDDRFLMPMSNSLPWGAVGYMDNGCTATLIDSRHIVAAAHCFCYDDTGSWQNNLFFYPNFNPNRTNTQSFAIDRAVVGTRVETGGEFQASDWGIGHLAKDVTDFPALPIACILTVPANVNSSGYGRDLSFFGMGQAPPGGSSKMGCNVWWQPALVDPECKVYKIDQDQLFFDCATVGGNSGSPVLYKIGNNHFLAGVIHGPGNPVQWHGWWSIADLQVEPGSPVSVASRGANNLDVFVVGKDGGIYTAAWGPQTDSTWKGWWRISDLEAKPGSSVSVTSRGADWLDIFVVGNDGGIYTASWNPAFEDGWHGWWRIGDIAVDPGSPVSVVSRSANKLDVFVTGSDGGIYTAAWEPGFEDGWHGWWRIGNNAVDPGSPVSVVSRSADKLDVFVTGSDGGIYTAAWEPGFEDGWHGWWRIGNNAVDPGSPVSVVSRGADKLDVFVTGSDGGIYTAAWEPGFTDGWHGWSRIGDLAADPESYIAAVSRGTDKLDIFVVGPDGKVQANGWEPKFPCGWKGWQNVLDASFKPGSCLGAISRSSDWLDVFAASVDSNVYTAAWNPAFTCEACGDQGPALDHLNAGPSAKRFQYAPRFAKNVAIARHVDGSARTEVFVIDSDNDLVVTRSRNGNSVADGFSAFSSLGSITSPRQIAAFIQTNAKPQVVVTSEAGKLYTRAVSKSSDSWNGWTTIDLPAGVTEALDVDAAYDSEGNNQIFVVGDDGNLYTRGRINKEPDSAWKGWEKLTASGSIRKVTALRRADGTEQAFLIDSAGGLATLWQMEAKPSSSWTAPGNFENPSKSAIIDIDAAWTEDEQTWIFAVDEKGALWVRAMVSKDSSQGWGDWQPWATNLYAPSAKSLQPQPEGIVSLTASRWQEETGGDIVPVVFATDNKGNIYYTTHDRSGGWSAWRSFYH, encoded by the coding sequence TTGACGCCCGGAAGCGCCGTGGTATTCTGCCCCGACGATCGCTTTCTTATGCCCATGAGCAACTCGCTTCCGTGGGGAGCTGTCGGCTACATGGATAACGGCTGCACGGCGACTCTGATAGATTCCAGGCATATAGTGGCTGCTGCACACTGTTTCTGCTACGATGATACTGGCTCTTGGCAAAACAATCTCTTCTTCTACCCCAACTTTAATCCCAATAGAACCAATACGCAGTCATTTGCCATAGACCGCGCAGTCGTAGGAACCCGCGTAGAGACAGGAGGCGAATTTCAGGCATCGGATTGGGGGATAGGGCATCTGGCAAAAGATGTGACAGACTTTCCGGCTCTGCCGATAGCTTGCATCTTGACTGTTCCTGCAAACGTAAATTCATCCGGGTACGGTCGCGATCTATCCTTCTTCGGTATGGGACAAGCTCCGCCCGGAGGCTCGAGCAAGATGGGATGCAATGTCTGGTGGCAGCCTGCGCTCGTGGACCCTGAATGTAAGGTTTACAAGATTGACCAGGACCAGCTATTCTTTGATTGTGCCACGGTGGGCGGCAACTCAGGCTCCCCAGTGCTTTACAAAATAGGAAATAACCACTTCCTGGCCGGGGTGATCCACGGTCCAGGGAATCCCGTGCAATGGCATGGCTGGTGGAGCATAGCCGATCTCCAGGTCGAGCCCGGATCGCCAGTATCTGTTGCCTCAAGAGGCGCCAATAATCTAGATGTCTTTGTCGTCGGAAAGGACGGCGGAATCTATACGGCTGCCTGGGGACCGCAGACGGACTCTACCTGGAAGGGCTGGTGGCGGATTTCCGATCTGGAGGCAAAACCGGGATCTTCAGTGTCTGTCACATCCAGAGGTGCGGATTGGCTGGATATATTTGTCGTCGGCAATGACGGTGGGATCTATACTGCCTCCTGGAATCCCGCTTTTGAGGACGGCTGGCACGGCTGGTGGAGGATAGGCGATATTGCAGTCGATCCCGGCTCACCGGTGAGCGTTGTATCCAGGAGTGCCAATAAGCTCGATGTTTTTGTTACCGGCTCGGACGGGGGCATCTACACCGCAGCCTGGGAGCCCGGATTTGAGGACGGCTGGCACGGCTGGTGGAGGATAGGCAACAATGCAGTCGATCCCGGCTCACCGGTGAGCGTTGTATCCAGGAGTGCCGATAAGCTCGATGTTTTTGTTACCGGCTCGGATGGGGGCATCTACACCGCAGCCTGGGAGCCCGGATTTGAGGACGGCTGGCACGGCTGGTGGAGGATAGGCAACAATGCAGTCGATCCCGGCTCACCGGTGAGCGTTGTATCCAGGGGTGCCGATAAGCTCGATGTTTTTGTTACCGGCTCGGACGGGGGCATCTACACCGCAGCCTGGGAGCCCGGATTCACAGACGGCTGGCATGGATGGTCGAGAATCGGCGATCTAGCCGCGGATCCGGAGTCTTACATCGCAGCCGTATCCAGGGGCACTGACAAGCTTGATATCTTTGTGGTCGGTCCTGATGGCAAGGTTCAAGCAAACGGATGGGAGCCCAAATTTCCATGCGGCTGGAAGGGCTGGCAAAACGTCCTGGATGCTTCTTTTAAGCCTGGCTCCTGCCTGGGAGCCATATCAAGAAGCAGCGACTGGCTAGACGTCTTTGCGGCGAGCGTCGATTCGAATGTCTACACCGCCGCCTGGAATCCGGCGTTCACCTGTGAAGCATGCGGCGATCAGGGTCCAGCTCTCGATCATTTGAATGCGGGACCAAGCGCCAAGAGATTCCAATATGCACCCAGGTTTGCCAAGAACGTGGCCATAGCCCGCCATGTTGACGGAAGCGCTCGAACTGAAGTTTTTGTCATTGATTCCGACAATGATCTTGTGGTTACCAGAAGCCGAAATGGCAATAGCGTTGCTGACGGTTTCTCTGCATTCAGTTCCTTGGGATCGATCACCAGCCCCAGACAGATTGCAGCTTTCATCCAGACCAATGCCAAGCCGCAAGTGGTAGTCACAAGCGAAGCGGGCAAGCTCTATACTCGGGCAGTGTCCAAGAGCAGCGACAGCTGGAATGGATGGACAACCATCGATCTTCCCGCTGGAGTGACGGAGGCCCTCGATGTGGATGCCGCCTACGACTCTGAGGGCAACAACCAGATCTTTGTGGTGGGGGATGACGGCAATCTCTACACTCGCGGCCGGATTAACAAAGAGCCCGACTCCGCCTGGAAGGGCTGGGAGAAGCTCACCGCATCTGGATCCATTCGTAAGGTGACTGCACTGCGCAGGGCGGACGGAACCGAGCAGGCCTTCCTGATCGACTCGGCCGGCGGGCTGGCCACGCTCTGGCAGATGGAGGCAAAGCCCTCCTCCTCATGGACGGCGCCAGGCAATTTCGAGAACCCTTCAAAATCAGCCATTATCGATATCGATGCGGCCTGGACGGAAGACGAGCAAACCTGGATCTTTGCAGTGGATGAGAAAGGAGCACTTTGGGTCAGAGCGATGGTCTCAAAGGATTCCTCGCAAGGCTGGGGAGACTGGCAACCATGGGCCACCAACCTTTATGCTCCCTCAGCCAAATCCCTTCAGCCTCAACCGGAGGGCATCGTCTCTCTGACGGCCAGCCGGTGGCAGGAGGAGACCGGCGGAGACATAGTGCCGGTCGTATTTGCCACCGATAACAAGGGTAACATATACTATACCACCCATGATCGATCCGGAGGATGGAGCGCCTGGAGATCGTTCTACCACTGA
- the thsA gene encoding thermosome subunit alpha, giving the protein MAGLSGVPVIIMKEGSERESGKNAQHRNILAAKAVAEAVRTTLGPKGMDKMLIDGSGDATITNDGATILREMDIENPVAKMIVEVAKAQDDEIGDGTTTAVIIAGKLLEKAEALLEQDVHPTVIVQGYKQAAAKAQEVLKKMAIDVSGDQEMLLKIARTSIRGKGTEMALDRLSQISVDAARAVVGFEGKDIEENIKMVHIPGGRIEESSINYGIVLEKERTSPQMPKSIKNARIMLLEGTLELKKLGTDAKITITEAKNLSSFKEGEEKIIKEQVDAIIATGANVVFCEKGIGVFAQGYLANRGILAARRVKREDLKMLALATGAKLVGDVMQLRPEDLGSAALVEERRVGKEKQMIFVEGCEKARAISIILHGVSDQLLEEMERALDDSLNVVMDVIRSGKIVPGGGAPEILVAENLRQYASTLEGREQLAIRAFADAVEAIPFTLAENSGFDPVDSLAALRANQGEGKIYGLDIASGKPADMMAQGVVEPLKVKTQAIKSAAEAATMVLRVDDVIAAKREEMTPKPGQSPHDYTMPQMPMPHY; this is encoded by the coding sequence TTGGCAGGTTTGAGCGGAGTACCAGTAATCATAATGAAGGAAGGAAGCGAGCGTGAGAGCGGAAAGAATGCTCAGCACAGGAATATTCTAGCAGCAAAGGCAGTCGCAGAGGCTGTGCGGACTACTCTTGGGCCTAAGGGCATGGATAAGATGCTCATCGATGGCAGCGGTGATGCTACTATAACCAATGACGGAGCTACAATCCTCAGAGAGATGGATATAGAAAATCCTGTGGCCAAGATGATCGTAGAGGTGGCAAAAGCCCAGGATGATGAGATTGGGGACGGAACCACCACCGCAGTGATAATTGCCGGAAAGCTGCTGGAGAAGGCGGAAGCACTCTTGGAGCAGGATGTCCACCCCACGGTTATTGTGCAGGGATACAAGCAGGCGGCCGCCAAGGCGCAGGAAGTCTTGAAGAAGATGGCAATAGATGTCTCCGGAGACCAGGAGATGCTTCTGAAGATCGCCCGGACCTCTATCAGGGGAAAAGGCACTGAGATGGCCCTAGATAGGCTCTCTCAGATATCCGTGGACGCCGCGCGGGCCGTGGTGGGATTTGAGGGCAAGGACATTGAAGAGAATATCAAAATGGTCCATATTCCTGGAGGCAGAATTGAGGAATCATCCATAAACTACGGCATTGTGCTGGAAAAGGAGAGAACCTCTCCTCAGATGCCGAAGTCAATCAAAAATGCCAGGATTATGCTTCTTGAGGGCACCTTAGAGCTGAAAAAGCTGGGAACTGATGCCAAGATTACCATAACTGAGGCCAAGAATCTATCCTCTTTCAAGGAGGGCGAGGAGAAGATCATCAAGGAGCAAGTCGACGCCATTATAGCTACTGGAGCCAATGTGGTCTTCTGTGAGAAGGGAATTGGAGTATTCGCCCAGGGCTATCTGGCTAATCGCGGAATCCTGGCTGCCCGTCGGGTAAAGAGAGAGGATTTGAAGATGCTGGCCCTGGCAACAGGGGCGAAGCTGGTGGGAGATGTAATGCAGCTGCGTCCAGAGGATTTGGGATCTGCAGCCCTGGTAGAGGAGAGACGGGTGGGCAAGGAAAAGCAGATGATCTTCGTTGAAGGCTGCGAGAAGGCTAGAGCGATATCAATCATCCTTCATGGGGTCTCGGATCAGCTCTTAGAAGAGATGGAAAGGGCTCTGGACGATTCGCTCAATGTGGTCATGGATGTCATTCGGTCCGGAAAGATCGTCCCTGGTGGAGGAGCCCCGGAGATCCTGGTGGCTGAGAATCTGAGGCAGTACGCTTCCACTCTGGAAGGGAGGGAGCAGCTGGCCATCAGAGCCTTTGCCGATGCCGTGGAGGCCATTCCATTTACCCTGGCCGAGAACTCAGGATTCGATCCTGTGGATTCTCTTGCCGCTCTGAGAGCCAATCAAGGTGAGGGCAAGATCTATGGATTGGACATCGCATCCGGCAAGCCAGCGGATATGATGGCCCAGGGCGTGGTGGAGCCTTTAAAGGTGAAGACCCAGGCCATTAAGTCTGCAGCGGAAGCCGCTACCATGGTCCTTCGGGTGGATGACGTCATAGCCGCCAAAAGGGAGGAGATGACGCCCAAACCCGGTCAGAGCCCGCATGACTACACCATGCCCCAGATGCCAATGCCTCACTATTGA
- a CDS encoding nucleotide exchange factor GrpE, translated as MDDDTAVSAQDEEEDESSLTARIDELEGKLVEMQILSEERLDQLMRCRADLDNLMKRSVREKEDTVKYASEKLVQKLLPVLDSLEQAAKHDEGQKVLHMQLLGVLFTEGLVPIEAVGKKFDPYRHEALFQVKKDDLEEDIVAEEIQKGYLFNSRVIRFSKVAVNKPLKAEGCK; from the coding sequence ATGGATGACGATACAGCAGTGAGCGCTCAGGATGAAGAGGAGGATGAAAGCTCCTTAACTGCCAGAATAGATGAGCTGGAAGGGAAGCTGGTGGAGATGCAGATCCTGTCTGAGGAGCGCCTCGATCAATTGATGCGCTGCCGTGCAGATCTCGACAATCTGATGAAGCGATCTGTTCGGGAGAAGGAGGATACAGTTAAATATGCATCAGAAAAGCTCGTCCAAAAGCTTCTCCCCGTGCTCGACAGCCTCGAGCAGGCGGCAAAGCATGACGAGGGCCAAAAGGTGCTCCATATGCAGCTTCTGGGAGTGCTCTTTACGGAAGGTCTCGTTCCCATTGAAGCGGTTGGCAAGAAGTTCGATCCCTACCGGCATGAAGCATTGTTTCAGGTGAAGAAGGATGATCTGGAAGAGGACATAGTGGCCGAAGAGATACAGAAAGGCTATCTCTTCAACTCTCGGGTCATTCGCTTCTCCAAGGTCGCTGTGAATAAGCCCCTGAAGGCAGAAGGCTGTAAATAG